The nucleotide sequence CGGCGAGGTCGACGCAATCATGAGCCTCGCATTTCGCGCTGCGTACGGCGAACTGCGTAAGCTGGCGCGCGAAGGCGTGCGGGTGCGCTTGTGCGGCCGTACCGAACGCCTCCCCGCGCGGACGCTTGTCGCGCTCGAACAGCTCGTTTCGGCGACCAGCGTCAATGCTGAGATGACGCTGAATCTCGCGATCGACTATGGCGGACGGCGCGAAATCGGCGACGCCATGCGTCAACTGGCGCGTGAAGTGCGAGCCGGGCTGCGCGAACCCGACTCGATCGACGAGCGGGCGGTAGCGAGCCGGCTCTACACGGCCGACTTGCCCGATCCCGACCTCATCATCCGTACCGGCGGCGAGCTACGTTTGTCGAACTTCTTGCTCTTTCAAGCCGCTTACGCCGAGTTTTGGGCGACGCCGACCTACTGGCCCGACTTCGACGAGACCCACTTACGGACCGCGCTCGCTGATTTTGCATTACGGCAAAGGCGGTACGGAACGTAGCGGAGTACCCTGGACCGGCATGGACCGGCCGTACACCATCGCGACGCTAGGGTCGCATTCCGCGCTGCAAATTCTTAAAGGGGCGCACGACGAAGGCTTCAAGACCCTAGCAATCTCCAACCGCGACACGGAACGGCTCTACCGCTCGTTCGCATTCATCGACGAAGTCATCACGCTCAACTCGTACTCGGAGTTCATGGGACTCGTCGACGAACTGCAGCGGCGCAAGGTGATCATCGTGCCGCACGGCTCGTTCGTCGCCTACTTGTCGCTCGAAGAGCACAAGAAGATGGAGATTCCGTATTTCGGGAACAAGTCCGTGCTTGAGTGGGAAGCAAGCCGCGAGCTGCAGCGCGACTGGCTCTCGCGCGCCGGACTCAAGCTGCCGCGTCAGTTCAAGAGCGGCAACGAGATCGACCGGCCCGTCATCGTGAAGCTGTACGGCGCTCAGGGCGGCCGCGGCTACATGTTCATTCGCGACGCGCACGACTTCGAGGCGCGCGCGGCGCACCTCAAAGAAGCGTACACGATCCAGGAATACATCATCGGCGTCCCGCTCTACATCCACTACTTTTACTCGCCGCTCTCGAAAAAGCTCGAGATCATGTCGATGGACCGGCGCTACGAAACCAACGTCGATTCGCTCGGCCGTATTCCCGCAGCGGCGCAGGAAGGCATGGATATCAGCCCCTCGTACGTGGTCGTCGGCAACTCGTCGGTGTCCCTGCGCGAGTCGATGCTCGCCGAAGCATTGCGCATGGGCGACGACGTGGTGAAGGTCAGCCAGGAGATTTGCGGTCCGAAGGGATTGTTCGGCGCCTTCTGCATCGAGACGATCATTACACCCGACATTCAGTTCTACATTATGGAAATCTCCGCGCGTATCGTGGCCGGAACGAATCTGTTCATCAACGGGTCGCCGTATTCGTATCTCAACTATGCCGAGCCGATGTCGACCGGGCGCCGGATTGCTCGCGAGATCAAGAACGCACTTCTGACCAACAACTTACGTTTGGTACTCGATGATTCGAGCGTTCTCTAGCTTTTTGCTCGCGCTGCTCTGCCTCGTACCGATTGCGGCGAGGGCGGCGTTTGTAGCGGATCCCGAAGCGCTGTATCAGCAAATGAAGGACGCCTACGCCAAGGGCGACGCCGCCGGTTGGGACTTTCGCTCGCAGGAGATCTATTTCGCGACGATTCTCAACGCGGGGCGGGCATATTCGCTGCAGCATCCCGACATGGCGGCCTATGGCGAACTCGCCAATCTCACGGTGCAAATCGGAAGCGGCGTTCACTACAATCCGCTCACCAATCACGACGGGGCCCTGTGGTGGGTGCGCGAGGCGTCGCAGTACGTCATCGCTCATTCGCAAGATCCCAACGAGATTTCGCAGGCGCAAGCCTTACTGCTGCGCGCCAACGCCGAGGACGATCCGGCACAGCTCGCACGCTATGCCGATACCGACGCAACGGCAACCTTGAAGAACTATCCCAACAACGTCGACGCGCTGTTGCTGCAGGTGGAAGCCGATTGGCGGGCGTGGCTGCTGACGCACGATCCCACATGGCGCTCGCTCGCGCTGCAGCGCGCCGCGCTTCCGGCCTTTCCCGTCGCGCATTTGCCGACGAACTGGGGCAACGAGCTCCTTACGGCGGCTGGTAACGCCTCGACCGATCGCGGCTACACGGCCGACGACGTCAAGAACGGTGCGACGCTCGTCGCGCGCGTCAAAGCCGTCGATCCCTTACGCGTCATCGCCACCGTCACCGCCGTTCCGCACGACGTGTACCTTTCGACGCTCGCGCCGGCCGACGAGTACTTCGGCAAACGCTCGATGTCGGTGCTGGAGATCGAAAATCGCCTCAAGCACATCAACTTCATGCTCGACTATAAATACGGAAATCGAGAAAGTACCGAAACGGCCGGCGTGGCCGACTCGATCGAGGGCATGCAGAAAATCTATCCGCGCGATCGCGATTTGCCCATGCTGCTCTATTGGACCTACACCACCGCGCAGCGCATGGACGACTCGCAAGCGCAACAAACCGCCGCTCATATGAAGGCGGTGCTCACCATCGAATATCAAGACAGCCCGGAGGCGCGCAAGATTCTCAACGGCACGTCGTAGCGGAACGTGGATCCCGTCCTGGCGGACCGGCTGCAGTTCGCCTTTACGATCATGTTCCATTACCTGTTCCCCATCGGAACGATGGGGTTGGCGCCGTTCGTCGCGGGGTATACGTGGCAAGCGTCGGAGGGCGACGTGGAAGCCGTGCGCGCCGCCCGCTTCTGGACGAAAATCTTCACGATCAACTTCGCAGCCGGCGTCGTCACCGGTATTCCGATGGAGTTTCAGTTCGGTACGAACTGGGCGGCATTCGCGCAGCGCAGCGGGTCGATCGTCGGGCAGCCGCTGGCGATGGAAGGCATGTTCGCCTTCTTCCTCGAGTCGGTCTTTCTCGGCGTGCTGCTCTCCCGCACCCGCACGACGCCGTCGCGATTCGTCGCCTGGTCGGCCGTTGCGGTCTGCATCGGCTCGTGGCTGTCGGGTTTCTTCATCGTGGTCACCGACGCGTGGATGCAGCATCCCGTCGGTTATCACGTTGCGGCGAATGGAACGCTCGAACTCGACAATGCGTGGGCCGTCCTGCTATCGCCGTTTGCGGGCTGGCAGTACGCGCACGTTCTAACGGGCGCGCTGATTGCCGGCGGGTTTATCGTCTCCGGCATCGGCGCGTACTATCTGCTGTCGGAGCGCGAAACGCCGCTCGGCCGGCGCTTCGTGCGCGACGGTGCGATCGTGGGTCTGCTGTTTTCATTGATCGCGGTGTTTCCCACCGGGGATCGTAACGGCGCCGACGTCACCCATTTTCAGCCCATCAAGCTGGCCGCGATGGAAGGTCTCTTTGAAACCGCCAACGGTGCGCCGTTGGCGATCATCGGTATGCCCGACGTCAAGCGCCAAGAGCTCATCGACCCGGTGGTCGTGCCGAACGTGCTGAGTTTTCTCGCGTACGGCAACTTTACGGCCAACGTTAAGGGGCTGACCGCCTACGCGGAAGAGCTGCGGCCGCCGGTCGAAGTGACGTACTACGCATATCACGTCATGGTCGGTCTCGGAACGATCTTCGTCGCGGCGACGGGACTGGCCGTATTGCTGCTCTGGCGCAAACGGCTGTTTACCTTCAGACCGATGTTGTGGATTCTCATGCTGCTGATGCCGTTTCCGTACATCGCAAACGAAGCCGGTTGGACGGTCACCGAAGTCGGACGACAGCCGTGGATCGTCTACGGCGTGATGCGCACGGCCGAAGCGGGGTCGCCCAACGTCGCCGCCGGCGAGACGATCTTCACGCTCGTGGGCTTCGCCGGAATGTACTTCATTTTGGGCGTTCTGTTTCTCTATTTGGTGTTACGCGAGATTGCCGAGGGTCCAGCATGAGTACCGCCGGCTTCTGCGTGATTGCGTTCATGCTGACGGCGTACGTTCTGCTCGACGGATTCGATTTGGGCGTTGCGGTAATTGCGCCGTTGGTCGGGCGTGACGAACGCGAGCGCGGCGCGGCCATGGCCAGTATCGGACCGTTCTGGAACGGCAACGAAGTGTGGCTGATTGCCGGCGGAGCGGCGCTGTTTGCCTTGTTCCCACGCGCCTACGCCTCATCGTTTTCGGGGTTCTATCTGCCGTTTATCATCGTGCTGTGGCTGCTGATGTTTCGCGGCATGTCGCTCGAGCTGCGCCATCATTTTCCGTCCCGTATCTGGCGCGAGTTTTGGGACGCGGCGTTTACCGTGGCCAGCGCATTGCTCATTTTCATCTTTGGCGTTGCGCTCGGCAACGTGTTGCGCGGCTTTCCGCTCGACGCGGCCGGGTACTTCCGCGGCACGTTCGGCTACCTGCTCAATCCGTACGCGCTGCTCGTCGGCGTCTTCGCGCTCGGCGTGCTGGGACTGCATGGTGCGACGTTTGCGGCCATGCGGATCGAAGGCGCGCCGGGCGATCGCGCGCGCCGGCTGTCGTCGCAGTTCTTTTGGATCGTCGCGGCCTTGTTCGTTGCCGTTACCGTAGCGACGTTCGGCGTGCGCGGTACGCCGGGTGCGCCCATCGTCGCGCTGCTTGGCGTGCTATCGGTCGCCGCGCTCGCGGCACTGGCGGTCGCCCTCCGGCGCGCAAGCGCGCCCGGGGCGTTTGCGGCGTCCTCGGCGTTTATCGGGGCGTTGATGGCCAGTGCCGCAACGGCAATTTATCCGTTTTTACTGCCGGCAGTCGCGGGCAGCACCGGCGGCATGACGATCTTTGACGCAGCCCCCTCGTCAGCGGCGCTCGCGTGCGCGCTCGTGGTGACCATTCTGGGCAGCATCGCGGTCGTGACTTACGGCTCGTTCGTATGGCGCCGCATGGGCGGCAAAGTCTCCGTCGATTGACTTACGCCGTTATCTCGATCATTTCGGCGAAGGTTGTGGGCGTGGGGATTGCGTCTCCGTCTTCACGCATGCCGTCCAAATGAAGCTCGATCGTCTCACGAATGAGCGTCTCGGCCTCTTCCAAGGTAGGTGCGCCGGCGACGCATCCAGGAAGGTCGGGGACGTGCGCTCCATAGCCGGTCTGCGACTTTTCGAATACGACGGCGTACTTAGACGTCATGTTTTCCCTCCCGATCCCAGAACGTCTGACGGCGAATAGACTTCCAAACGCCAGGCGAGGGTTCCTCGTTGTCGGAGCCGGAGAGGGTTACGCGCCGGGCTTGCTCGGATGAACGTACTGTTCGTGGCTCGTCGCGCGGCGCTTCGTCAGCACGTACCCGTCCCCGCGAAGCCACGCCCTGATGGTGCGAAACTTGGGTGGCACACGGGTCAATCACGACGAGGAGCCGCTGCGCCAACAGCATCCCCTCGATTTCACGGCGCTCAAAAGGCGAGCTAGCTCGGCGTCGAATAGGCGGGGCCAGTGCAAGACTACGTACGACGCGCGCTCGAGCGGTACGATCGCTCGAAGCTGACCCTCTGTTCCATCGGGAGCCATTCGGCGCTCGAGGTCGCCTCCGGTGCGCGCGCGCAAGGCTTACAAAATCTCGTCGTCACCGCCAAAGGGCGCGAGCGCACGTACACCGAGCATTTCGCGCGGCGCGGCGCGCCGGGGCCGCAGCGCGGCTGCGTCGACGAAGTGCTCGAGCTCGATGCATTTCCCGAAATCCTCGACGACGGCGTGCAGGAGCGTTTGCTCGCGCACAATGCCGTGTTCGTTGCGAACCGGTCGTTCGAAGTGTACCTGCACCAAAAGTTCACGTACGACGAGATCGAGCGGCGGATGCTCGTGCCGTTTTTCGGCAACCGGCATCTGCTGCGTGCCGAAGAGCGCGACGAGCCCGCCAATCAGTACGCGCTGTTGGAACGTGCCGGCGTGCGATATCCCAAGCAGTTCGCCAAACCCGACGACATCGACCGGCTGGTCATGGTCAAGGCCCCGCACGCGAAGGTGAGCTTCGAGCGCGCGTTCTTTCTGGCGTCGTCGCCGGCCGAGTATCGCCGGAGCGCCGATCGTTTGATCCGCAACGGCATCCTCAACCAAGCCGGACTCGACGGCGCGGTGATCGAGGAGTACGCGCTCGGGCCATCGGTTAACCTGAATTTCTTTTACTCGCCCGTCCTGGGGGAGCTGGAGCTCATGGGCACCGACACGCGCCGGCAGACCAATCTCGAGGGCTTCCGGAATATCCCGCCGTCGGCGCTCGACGCGGTGCGCGACGTGCCCATGAAGCTGGAAGAAGCCGGGCACATCGCGGCTACGTTGACCGAGTCCACCCTGGAGCAGGCGTTCGCCATTGGGGAGCGGTTCGTAGTGGCGGCGCGCGAGGCCAGCGCCCCGGGGGTGATCGGGCCCTTCGCGCTGCAATGCGTCATCGTGGCCGGTCCGCCCAAGGAGTTCGTCTGCTACGACGTCTCCCTGCGGATCCCGGGGTCGCCGGGGACCCGCTTTACGCCATATTCGGCCTACCGCTGGGGACGCGACGTTTCGGTGGGCGAACGCATCGCGATGGAGCTGGTGATGGCGCGTGACACCGATCGGCTCACCGACGTGTTGACCTAAGTTCAATAAGGAGACGATATGACGACCCAAAACTTGCAAGAGCGCGCAGGCGCCGTGACCTTCAAGGGCAAGCCGATGACGTTGCTTGGCCCGGCACTGAGCGCCGGTGACGCAGCGCCCCCCTTCCATCTGACCGCCGGTGATCTGTCGGTCGCGTCGCTCGACGCGCTCAACGACGGCGGAAAGAAAGCGCTGATGCTCATCAGCGTGCCGTCGCTCGATACGGGCGTTTGTTCGCTGGAATCGCAGAAATTCAACGCGCGCCTGGGCGAGCTGCCGGCAAACGTTGCAGCGCACGTCGTCAGTATGGATTTACCGTTTGCGCAAGCGCGCTGGTGCGGCGCACAAGAGGGCGGCATCAAGCTGGGCATGCTGTCGGACTATCGCGATCACAGCTTCGGCCTCAACTACGGCTTGCTCATCGGCGAACTTGGCCTACTCGCGCGCGCGATCGTCGTCGTCGGCAAAGATAAGAAGATCGCCTACGTGCAGATCGTTCCCGAAGTGACGAGCGAACCCGATTACGACGCTGCGATAAAGGCCGCCATTGGCGCAGCATAAAGCCAACGGGCCCCTTCGGCAGGCTCAGGATGACAGAACCCCCCCGACTGTCTTCATTTTGGATTTTGGAGCGCAGTACACCCAGTTGATCGCGCGCCGCACGCGCGAGTTGGGCGTCTATTGCGAGATCGTTCCGCACGATGCGCCCTGGAGCGCGTTGTCGGCGCGCAATCCGGCGGCGCTGATTCTTTCGGGCGGTCCGGAGAGCACGCTGGTCGACGGCGCGCCCGAGATGGACGAAGCGATCCTCGAATCGGGCGTTCCGATCTTCGGGATTTGCTACGGCATGCAGCTGCTGGCGCGCGAAACCGGCGCCGAGCTGGTGAAACTCGATCACGCCGAGTACGGGCCCGCAAATCTTGTTGTCGGCAATCGCGACACGCCGATCTTCGACGGCGTGCCGGACGAGTCGCGCACGTGGATGTCCCACGGCGATTCGGTGATCGAGTTGCCGGACGGGTACGTGGCGCTGGCATCGACGGAACGTTGCCACGTTGCGGCGATGGGCAATCCCGACAAGAAGATTTACGGCACACAGTTCCATCCCGAAGTCGTGCACACGCAGCACGGGCGGACGATTCTAGCCAACTTTCTGCGCGAGGTGGTGGGGCTCGACGACGATTGGAAGATGGAGAACTTCGTCGATCGCGCGATCGAGGAGATTCGTGCGAAAGTCGGCGACGCCAAAGTCATTTGCGCGCTGTCGGGCGGCGTCGATTCCGCCGTCGCGGCCACCTTGGTCGCTCGCGCGATCGGCGAGCAGCTCACCTGCATCTTCGTCGATCACGGACTGCTGCGTAAGGGTGAGGCCGATCAAGTCGTGGCGGCGTTTCGGGACGTGCTGCACCTCAACGTCGTCGCCGTCGACGCGCGCAAACGCTTCCTCAAGAAGCTGCGCGACGTGGAGGATCCCGAGAAGAAGCGCATCATCATCGGTCACGAGTTCATCCGCATCTTCGAAGAAGAAGCCGATAAAATCAAAGGCGCGAAGTTTTTGGTGCAAGGCACGCTCTATCCCGACGTCATCGAATCGAAGACGCCCGACAGCAAGGCCGGCCACAAGATCAAGTCGCACCACAACGTGGGCGGCCTGCCCAGGAAGATGAAGTTCAAGCTGATCGAGCCGCTGCGCGCGCTCTTCAAAGACGAAGTCCGCGAATTGGGGCGCGTGCTCGGCCTGCCCGAACACATCGTCAAACGTCAGCCCTTCCCGGGACCGGGACTTGCCGTGCGAATCATCGGCGATATTACCGAAGCCCGTTTGGAGATCGTACGCAACGCCGACGCGATCGTGCGCGAAGAGATCGACAAGGCGCCGCTCGATCCGCATCCGTGGCAGTACTTCGCCGTGCTCACGCCGGTCAAAAGCGTCGGCGTGATGGGCGACGGCCGCACCTATGCCAATCTCGTCGCGGTACGTGCGATTACCAGTGAAGACGGCATGACCGCCGATTGGGCGCGTCTGCCGCACGACTTGATGGAGCGCATCTCGTCGCGCATCGTCAACGAAGTGCGGGGCGTCAACCGCGTTGCCTACGACATCACGACCAAGCC is from Candidatus Baltobacteraceae bacterium and encodes:
- the cydB gene encoding cytochrome d ubiquinol oxidase subunit II, which encodes MSTAGFCVIAFMLTAYVLLDGFDLGVAVIAPLVGRDERERGAAMASIGPFWNGNEVWLIAGGAALFALFPRAYASSFSGFYLPFIIVLWLLMFRGMSLELRHHFPSRIWREFWDAAFTVASALLIFIFGVALGNVLRGFPLDAAGYFRGTFGYLLNPYALLVGVFALGVLGLHGATFAAMRIEGAPGDRARRLSSQFFWIVAALFVAVTVATFGVRGTPGAPIVALLGVLSVAALAALAVALRRASAPGAFAASSAFIGALMASAATAIYPFLLPAVAGSTGGMTIFDAAPSSAALACALVVTILGSIAVVTYGSFVWRRMGGKVSVD
- the uppS gene encoding polyprenyl diphosphate synthase, whose protein sequence is MTPRHVAIIMDGNRRWARARGLPAILGHRYGLTALRRTVHAARDAGVTLLTAFAFSDENFQRSSGEVDAIMSLAFRAAYGELRKLAREGVRVRLCGRTERLPARTLVALEQLVSATSVNAEMTLNLAIDYGGRREIGDAMRQLAREVRAGLREPDSIDERAVASRLYTADLPDPDLIIRTGGELRLSNFLLFQAAYAEFWATPTYWPDFDETHLRTALADFALRQRRYGT
- the guaA gene encoding glutamine-hydrolyzing GMP synthase encodes the protein MDFGAQYTQLIARRTRELGVYCEIVPHDAPWSALSARNPAALILSGGPESTLVDGAPEMDEAILESGVPIFGICYGMQLLARETGAELVKLDHAEYGPANLVVGNRDTPIFDGVPDESRTWMSHGDSVIELPDGYVALASTERCHVAAMGNPDKKIYGTQFHPEVVHTQHGRTILANFLREVVGLDDDWKMENFVDRAIEEIRAKVGDAKVICALSGGVDSAVAATLVARAIGEQLTCIFVDHGLLRKGEADQVVAAFRDVLHLNVVAVDARKRFLKKLRDVEDPEKKRIIIGHEFIRIFEEEADKIKGAKFLVQGTLYPDVIESKTPDSKAGHKIKSHHNVGGLPRKMKFKLIEPLRALFKDEVRELGRVLGLPEHIVKRQPFPGPGLAVRIIGDITEARLEIVRNADAIVREEIDKAPLDPHPWQYFAVLTPVKSVGVMGDGRTYANLVAVRAITSEDGMTADWARLPHDLMERISSRIVNEVRGVNRVAYDITTKPPATVEWE
- the tpx gene encoding thiol peroxidase encodes the protein MTTQNLQERAGAVTFKGKPMTLLGPALSAGDAAPPFHLTAGDLSVASLDALNDGGKKALMLISVPSLDTGVCSLESQKFNARLGELPANVAAHVVSMDLPFAQARWCGAQEGGIKLGMLSDYRDHSFGLNYGLLIGELGLLARAIVVVGKDKKIAYVQIVPEVTSEPDYDAAIKAAIGAA
- a CDS encoding cytochrome ubiquinol oxidase subunit I, translating into MDPVLADRLQFAFTIMFHYLFPIGTMGLAPFVAGYTWQASEGDVEAVRAARFWTKIFTINFAAGVVTGIPMEFQFGTNWAAFAQRSGSIVGQPLAMEGMFAFFLESVFLGVLLSRTRTTPSRFVAWSAVAVCIGSWLSGFFIVVTDAWMQHPVGYHVAANGTLELDNAWAVLLSPFAGWQYAHVLTGALIAGGFIVSGIGAYYLLSERETPLGRRFVRDGAIVGLLFSLIAVFPTGDRNGADVTHFQPIKLAAMEGLFETANGAPLAIIGMPDVKRQELIDPVVVPNVLSFLAYGNFTANVKGLTAYAEELRPPVEVTYYAYHVMVGLGTIFVAATGLAVLLLWRKRLFTFRPMLWILMLLMPFPYIANEAGWTVTEVGRQPWIVYGVMRTAEAGSPNVAAGETIFTLVGFAGMYFILGVLFLYLVLREIAEGPA
- a CDS encoding type II toxin-antitoxin system HicB family antitoxin; this translates as MTSKYAVVFEKSQTGYGAHVPDLPGCVAGAPTLEEAETLIRETIELHLDGMREDGDAIPTPTTFAEMIEITA
- a CDS encoding formate--phosphoribosylaminoimidazolecarboxamide ligase gives rise to the protein MDRPYTIATLGSHSALQILKGAHDEGFKTLAISNRDTERLYRSFAFIDEVITLNSYSEFMGLVDELQRRKVIIVPHGSFVAYLSLEEHKKMEIPYFGNKSVLEWEASRELQRDWLSRAGLKLPRQFKSGNEIDRPVIVKLYGAQGGRGYMFIRDAHDFEARAAHLKEAYTIQEYIIGVPLYIHYFYSPLSKKLEIMSMDRRYETNVDSLGRIPAAAQEGMDISPSYVVVGNSSVSLRESMLAEALRMGDDVVKVSQEICGPKGLFGAFCIETIITPDIQFYIMEISARIVAGTNLFINGSPYSYLNYAEPMSTGRRIAREIKNALLTNNLRLVLDDSSVL
- a CDS encoding DUF1297 domain-containing protein; this translates as MQDYVRRALERYDRSKLTLCSIGSHSALEVASGARAQGLQNLVVTAKGRERTYTEHFARRGAPGPQRGCVDEVLELDAFPEILDDGVQERLLAHNAVFVANRSFEVYLHQKFTYDEIERRMLVPFFGNRHLLRAEERDEPANQYALLERAGVRYPKQFAKPDDIDRLVMVKAPHAKVSFERAFFLASSPAEYRRSADRLIRNGILNQAGLDGAVIEEYALGPSVNLNFFYSPVLGELELMGTDTRRQTNLEGFRNIPPSALDAVRDVPMKLEEAGHIAATLTESTLEQAFAIGERFVVAAREASAPGVIGPFALQCVIVAGPPKEFVCYDVSLRIPGSPGTRFTPYSAYRWGRDVSVGERIAMELVMARDTDRLTDVLT